A region from the Microcella frigidaquae genome encodes:
- a CDS encoding DedA family protein encodes MSIDEWAISIMETLGVWGAALLVAIESLFPPIPSELILPLAGFTASRGSFDLISVILTTTAGSLVGALLLYALGRGLGAERLARWADRIPLMSSEDVEKAMAWFHRFGPAAVFFGRFIPIVRSLISIPAGVDRMRLWLFVLLTTLGSGLWNTLFVVLGFVLGENWTIVEDIASRYSRGVLITAIIVLAAIIAWRILRIVRRERAKRREAARTDDGLEP; translated from the coding sequence GTGAGCATCGATGAGTGGGCCATCAGCATCATGGAGACCCTGGGCGTCTGGGGTGCCGCACTGCTGGTCGCGATCGAGAGCCTCTTCCCGCCGATCCCGAGCGAGCTGATCCTGCCGCTCGCCGGCTTCACGGCCAGTCGCGGCTCGTTCGACCTGATCTCGGTGATCCTCACGACGACGGCAGGCTCCCTGGTGGGTGCTCTGCTGCTGTACGCGCTGGGCCGCGGGCTCGGTGCCGAGCGGCTCGCGCGCTGGGCAGACCGCATCCCCCTGATGAGCTCCGAGGATGTGGAGAAGGCCATGGCCTGGTTCCACCGCTTCGGGCCGGCGGCCGTGTTCTTCGGCCGGTTCATCCCCATCGTGCGCAGCCTGATCTCGATCCCGGCGGGTGTCGACCGCATGCGGCTGTGGCTCTTCGTGCTGCTGACCACGCTCGGCAGCGGCCTCTGGAACACGCTCTTCGTCGTGCTCGGCTTCGTGCTCGGCGAGAACTGGACCATCGTCGAGGACATCGCCTCGCGGTACAGCCGCGGCGTGCTGATCACCGCGATCATCGTGCTCGCGGCGATCATCGCCTGGCGCATCCTGCGCATCGTGCGGCGCGAGCGGGCAAAGCGCCGGGAGGCGGCGCGAACGGATGACGGGCTCGAGCCCTAG
- a CDS encoding exodeoxyribonuclease III, with amino-acid sequence MRIATWNVNSIRTRYGRVVDWLVNADVDVLAMQEIKCTPAQFPMEPFEEAGYEVVLHGLNQWNGVAIASRLPMTDVEIGFRGQPGFAKGHEGPDAPLEARAIGATIDDVRIWSLYVPNGRALDDPHMDYKLRFLRTLAADAGDWMAANPGAPLALVGDFNVAPLDADMGDPSFVPGASTHISPAERAAFAALEEAGLSDVVRPLVPEGYTFWDYKQLRFPRDEGMRIDFILGSPGFADRVVDARIEREQRKGDAPSDHVPVVVALAVEGDDDDRPMIF; translated from the coding sequence ATGCGCATCGCGACCTGGAACGTCAACTCCATCCGCACCCGGTACGGCCGGGTCGTCGACTGGCTCGTGAACGCCGACGTCGACGTGCTCGCGATGCAGGAGATCAAGTGCACGCCCGCGCAGTTCCCGATGGAGCCCTTCGAGGAGGCCGGCTACGAGGTGGTGCTGCACGGCCTCAACCAGTGGAACGGCGTGGCCATCGCCAGCCGCCTGCCGATGACCGACGTCGAGATCGGTTTCCGCGGGCAGCCCGGCTTCGCGAAGGGGCACGAAGGTCCGGACGCCCCGCTGGAAGCGCGCGCGATCGGCGCGACGATCGACGACGTGCGCATCTGGAGCCTCTACGTGCCCAACGGCCGCGCGCTCGATGACCCGCACATGGACTACAAGCTGCGGTTCCTCCGCACCCTCGCCGCCGACGCCGGCGACTGGATGGCTGCGAACCCCGGAGCGCCCCTCGCCCTGGTGGGCGACTTCAACGTGGCCCCGCTCGACGCCGACATGGGCGACCCCAGCTTCGTTCCCGGCGCCTCGACCCATATCTCGCCCGCCGAGCGCGCGGCCTTCGCCGCCCTCGAGGAGGCCGGGCTGAGCGACGTGGTGCGACCGCTCGTGCCCGAGGGCTACACCTTCTGGGACTACAAGCAGCTGCGGTTCCCCCGCGACGAGGGCATGCGCATCGACTTCATCCTCGGCTCGCCGGGCTTCGCCGACCGGGTGGTGGATGCCCGCATCGAGCGCGAGCAGCGCAAGGGCGACGCCCCGAGCGACCACGTTCCCGTCGTCGTCGCCCTCGCCGTCGAGGGCGATGACGATGACCGCCCGATGATCTTCTAG
- the pyrE gene encoding orotate phosphoribosyltransferase — MTDARSQLIQLIRDEAVFHGDFTLTSGAKATYYIDLRTLSLDHRAAPLIGRVMTELIDDLPDIAAVGGLTMGADPIASAVLHQAPALGRSYDAFVVRKAPKDHGRGKQVEGPDVEGKRVVVLEDTSTTGGSPLTAARALEAAGAIVVAVAVVVDRATDARRVIEEAGYEYRAAIGLHDLGLA; from the coding sequence GTGACCGACGCTCGTTCTCAGCTCATCCAGCTCATCCGCGATGAGGCCGTGTTCCACGGCGACTTCACCCTCACGAGCGGCGCGAAGGCTACCTACTACATCGACCTCCGCACGCTCAGCCTCGACCACCGCGCGGCTCCGCTCATCGGCCGAGTCATGACCGAGCTGATCGACGACCTGCCCGACATCGCCGCCGTCGGCGGACTGACGATGGGCGCCGACCCGATCGCCTCCGCCGTGCTGCACCAGGCGCCCGCGCTCGGCCGCAGCTACGACGCCTTCGTCGTGCGCAAGGCGCCGAAGGACCACGGCCGCGGCAAGCAGGTCGAGGGCCCCGACGTCGAGGGCAAGCGGGTCGTCGTGCTCGAGGACACCTCCACCACCGGCGGCTCGCCGCTGACCGCGGCTCGCGCCCTCGAGGCGGCCGGTGCGATCGTCGTCGCTGTCGCGGTCGTCGTCGACCGGGCGACGGATGCTCGCCGCGTGATCGAGGAGGCCGGGTACGAGTACCGCGCCGCCATCGGCCTGCACGATCTCGGACTCGCATGA
- a CDS encoding HAD-IIA family hydrolase: MGDRRKIQCWLTDMDGVLVHENTPLPGAVELIRQWRDTGTPFLVLTNNSIFTPRDLAARLSASGLDVPEEAIWTSALAAADFCASQIPGGRAFVIGEAGLTTALHEAGFIMTETDPDYVVVGETRNYSFEAITKAIRLIGQGARFIATNPDATGPSADGPLPATGAISALITKATGKEPYVVGKPNPMMFRSAMNRIGAHSEVTAMIGDRMDTDIVAGIEAGLHTVLVLTGISDEAEIARYPFRPDEILAGVHELVDASPSETEL; this comes from the coding sequence ATGGGCGACCGACGCAAGATCCAGTGCTGGCTCACCGACATGGACGGCGTCCTCGTCCACGAGAACACCCCGCTGCCGGGAGCCGTCGAGCTGATCCGCCAGTGGCGTGACACCGGCACCCCCTTCCTGGTGCTCACCAACAACTCGATCTTCACGCCCCGCGACCTCGCCGCACGGCTCTCGGCGAGCGGGCTCGATGTTCCGGAGGAGGCGATCTGGACGAGCGCGCTCGCCGCCGCCGACTTCTGCGCCAGCCAGATCCCCGGCGGTCGGGCCTTCGTCATCGGCGAGGCCGGGTTGACGACCGCACTGCACGAGGCGGGCTTCATCATGACCGAGACCGACCCCGACTACGTGGTCGTCGGCGAGACCCGCAACTACTCCTTCGAGGCGATCACGAAGGCGATCCGCCTCATCGGGCAGGGCGCGCGCTTCATCGCGACCAACCCCGACGCGACCGGGCCGAGCGCCGACGGACCGCTTCCGGCCACGGGCGCGATCTCGGCCCTCATCACGAAGGCGACGGGCAAGGAGCCCTACGTCGTCGGCAAGCCCAACCCCATGATGTTCCGCTCGGCGATGAACCGCATCGGCGCGCACAGCGAGGTGACCGCGATGATCGGCGACCGCATGGATACCGACATCGTCGCGGGCATCGAGGCCGGCCTGCACACCGTGCTCGTGCTCACCGGCATCAGCGACGAGGCCGAGATCGCGCGCTACCCCTTCCGGCCCGACGAGATCCTCGCCGGCGTGCACGAGCTCGTCGACGCGTCCCCCTCCGAGACCGAGCTGTAG
- a CDS encoding FAD-binding and (Fe-S)-binding domain-containing protein, which produces MDAVLAPRTQRPIDLVAMAHDASHYLLRPAEVARPESVAQVAALLAEATRTGRPLTFRSGGTSLSGQGVTDQLLVDTRRAFTGIEVLDGGVRVRVQPGATVRQVNARLARTGRRLGPDPASEIACTIGGVIANNSSGMACGTEQNTYRTLESMTLVLASGAVIDSAAADSDEQLRLAAPELWAGLAALRARVLGDGESVASIRRLFAMKNTMGYGLNAFLDHERPIDLLVRLLIGSEGTLGWVAEAVFRTVPVAPLVTTGLLVFPRLSDATAALPALLDVGLATIELMDATSLRVAQTLSDAPATITGLTVDRHAALLVEVHASADAELADGTARLEALAAGLPLAAPFTLTREPAARAALWHVRKGLYPAVAEARPSGTTALLEDIAVPVANLLPTCEALEALFVRHGYESAVIFGHAKDGNVHFLLTERFDTPEGVARYAAVTEEIVALVLSQGGTLKAEHGTGRIMAPFVERQYGAELTAVMRELKRLCDPAGVLSPGVVLTDDPQAHLRHLKTTPTVEAEVDRCVECGYCEPTCPSRTLTLTPRQRIVVRRELAAAEARGDTALAAALRADEGYESVQTCAVDGMCGIACPVSINTGDLVRRLRAESRTPGRGAWNAAAHRWDATTRTAAAALTVADALPTPLVRAASSAVRAVLGADTVPRYEAGLPRGGRRRSSVLAESSAVRFAPPVAEAAGAGTLPAAVYLPACVGTMFGPEGAAADEHARGATAAFLTLCERAGVTLLVPEGIDGLCCGTPWKSKGHRAGAAAMRDRVTAALEALGPVAAGLPIVSDAASCSEGFAGQQSSSVGARVRDAVTFTAEVLLPLLTVRHRQGRVAVHPTCSTEALGATSALVAIARAVAGEAVVPDAWGCCAFAGDRGMLHPALTAAATAPEVADLARLAAEGGAFDAAVSANRTCELGMARATGLPYTHVLELLERATRL; this is translated from the coding sequence GTGGATGCTGTGCTCGCGCCGCGCACGCAGCGGCCGATCGATCTCGTGGCGATGGCGCATGACGCGAGCCACTACCTGCTGCGCCCCGCCGAGGTCGCGCGGCCGGAGAGCGTCGCGCAGGTCGCGGCGCTGCTCGCCGAGGCTACGCGCACCGGCCGCCCGCTGACCTTCCGCTCGGGTGGCACGAGCCTCTCGGGCCAAGGGGTCACCGACCAGCTGCTGGTCGACACGCGGCGCGCGTTCACGGGCATCGAGGTGCTCGACGGCGGCGTGCGGGTGCGCGTGCAGCCCGGCGCGACCGTGCGGCAGGTCAATGCGCGGCTCGCCCGCACGGGTCGCCGCCTCGGCCCCGACCCGGCGAGCGAGATCGCCTGCACGATCGGCGGGGTCATCGCCAACAACTCCAGCGGCATGGCGTGCGGAACCGAGCAGAACACCTACCGCACGCTCGAGTCGATGACGCTCGTGCTGGCGAGCGGGGCCGTGATCGACTCCGCTGCCGCCGATTCAGACGAGCAGCTGCGGCTCGCCGCTCCCGAGCTCTGGGCGGGGCTGGCGGCCCTGCGGGCGCGGGTGCTCGGAGACGGGGAGTCGGTGGCGAGCATCCGCCGCCTGTTCGCGATGAAGAACACGATGGGCTACGGCCTCAACGCCTTCCTCGACCACGAGCGGCCGATCGACCTGCTCGTTCGCCTGCTGATCGGCAGCGAGGGCACGCTCGGCTGGGTCGCCGAAGCCGTGTTCCGCACCGTGCCGGTCGCGCCGCTCGTGACGACAGGGCTGCTGGTGTTCCCGCGGCTCTCCGACGCGACGGCGGCCCTGCCCGCCCTCCTCGACGTCGGGCTCGCGACGATCGAGCTCATGGACGCGACGTCGCTGCGCGTCGCCCAGACCCTCTCCGACGCGCCCGCGACGATCACCGGGCTCACGGTCGACCGCCACGCGGCGCTGCTCGTCGAGGTGCACGCGTCGGCGGATGCGGAGCTCGCCGACGGCACCGCCCGCCTCGAGGCACTCGCCGCCGGGCTGCCGCTCGCCGCCCCGTTCACCCTCACGCGCGAGCCCGCCGCGCGCGCCGCGCTGTGGCACGTGCGCAAGGGCCTCTACCCGGCCGTGGCTGAGGCCCGGCCGAGCGGCACGACCGCGCTGTTGGAGGACATCGCGGTGCCGGTGGCGAACCTGCTGCCGACGTGCGAGGCGCTCGAGGCGCTGTTCGTCCGGCACGGCTACGAGAGCGCCGTGATCTTCGGCCACGCGAAGGACGGCAACGTCCACTTCCTGCTCACCGAGCGCTTCGACACCCCCGAGGGCGTGGCGCGCTACGCGGCGGTGACGGAGGAGATCGTCGCGCTCGTGCTCTCGCAGGGCGGCACCCTCAAGGCCGAGCACGGCACGGGCCGCATCATGGCCCCGTTCGTCGAGCGGCAGTACGGCGCCGAGCTGACGGCGGTGATGCGCGAGCTGAAGCGGCTGTGCGACCCGGCCGGCGTGCTCAGCCCGGGGGTCGTGCTCACCGACGACCCGCAGGCGCACCTGCGGCATCTGAAGACCACGCCGACCGTCGAGGCCGAGGTCGACCGCTGCGTCGAGTGCGGCTACTGCGAGCCGACCTGCCCGAGCCGCACGCTCACCCTCACGCCGCGGCAGCGCATCGTCGTGCGGCGCGAGCTCGCCGCCGCCGAGGCCCGCGGCGACACCGCGCTCGCCGCCGCGCTGCGCGCCGATGAGGGGTACGAGAGCGTGCAGACCTGCGCGGTCGACGGGATGTGCGGCATCGCCTGCCCGGTCAGCATCAATACCGGCGACCTCGTGCGACGCCTGCGCGCCGAGAGCCGTACTCCCGGCCGGGGCGCGTGGAATGCCGCCGCCCACCGCTGGGACGCCACCACCCGCACCGCGGCCGCCGCGCTCACGGTGGCGGATGCCCTCCCCACGCCGCTCGTGCGTGCCGCGAGCTCGGCGGTGCGGGCCGTGCTCGGCGCCGACACCGTTCCCCGCTACGAGGCCGGGCTGCCGCGTGGCGGCCGGCGCCGCTCGTCCGTGCTCGCGGAGTCGTCCGCTGTGCGGTTCGCGCCCCCGGTGGCCGAGGCGGCCGGGGCCGGCACGCTGCCCGCGGCCGTGTACCTGCCGGCGTGCGTCGGGACGATGTTCGGACCGGAGGGCGCGGCGGCCGACGAACACGCCCGCGGTGCGACGGCTGCGTTCCTCACCCTGTGCGAGCGGGCGGGCGTCACGCTGCTCGTGCCCGAGGGCATCGACGGCCTCTGCTGCGGCACCCCCTGGAAGTCGAAGGGCCACCGCGCCGGCGCCGCCGCGATGCGCGACCGCGTGACGGCTGCGCTCGAGGCGCTCGGCCCGGTTGCGGCCGGGCTGCCGATCGTGAGCGACGCCGCCTCCTGCTCGGAAGGCTTCGCCGGGCAGCAGAGCTCGAGCGTCGGCGCTCGCGTGCGCGACGCCGTGACCTTCACCGCCGAGGTGCTGCTGCCGCTCCTCACGGTGCGGCATCGACAGGGTCGTGTCGCCGTGCATCCGACCTGCTCGACCGAGGCGCTCGGCGCGACGAGCGCTCTCGTCGCGATCGCGCGCGCGGTCGCCGGCGAGGCGGTCGTGCCCGACGCGTGGGGATGCTGCGCCTTCGCCGGCGATCGCGGCATGCTGCACCCCGCGCTGACGGCCGCCGCGACCGCCCCCGAGGTCGCCGACCTCGCCCGGCTGGCCGCAGAGGGCGGCGCCTTCGACGCCGCGGTCAGCGCCAACCGCACCTGCGAGCTCGGCATGGCCCGCGCCACGGGCCTGCCGTACACGCACGTGCTCGAGCTGCTCGAGCGGGCGACCCGCCTCTAG
- a CDS encoding L-threonylcarbamoyladenylate synthase, whose protein sequence is MTSDPELGDSEDAAARALAAGHLVAFPTETVFGLGADAASPAAVARIFAAKGRPADHPLIVHVSDASLLDALATEVPEYARALAAAFWPGPMTLILPRSADVSDAVTGGQPTVGVRVPSHPTAHRLLQRFEQLGGRGVAAPSANRFGRVSPTTADAVRAELGDMLLPTDVILDGERSQVGIESTIIDCTGPAPVVLRPGSITDEQITAATGLALGEQRSTIRVSGSLPSHYAPHATVLLDERPRPGDGFIALHEHGTPEGVVRLAAPRTVDAYAHELYAALRAADDAGLRRVVAWQPSGGGVAVAVRDRLGRAAHRETPGAEGAQSDE, encoded by the coding sequence GTGACCAGCGACCCCGAGCTCGGCGACTCCGAAGACGCCGCCGCCCGTGCCCTCGCCGCGGGGCACCTGGTGGCCTTCCCGACCGAGACGGTGTTCGGGCTCGGGGCCGACGCCGCCAGCCCCGCGGCGGTCGCCCGCATCTTCGCCGCGAAGGGGAGGCCGGCCGATCATCCGCTGATCGTGCATGTCAGCGACGCGAGCCTGCTCGACGCGCTGGCGACCGAGGTGCCGGAGTACGCCCGGGCCCTCGCCGCCGCTTTCTGGCCAGGGCCGATGACGCTGATCCTTCCGCGCTCAGCCGACGTCAGCGATGCCGTGACCGGCGGCCAGCCGACGGTCGGCGTGCGGGTTCCGAGCCACCCCACCGCGCACCGCCTGCTGCAGCGGTTCGAGCAGCTCGGCGGCCGCGGGGTGGCCGCGCCGAGCGCCAACCGCTTCGGGCGGGTCTCGCCGACGACCGCCGACGCCGTGCGGGCCGAGCTGGGCGACATGCTGCTGCCGACCGACGTGATTCTCGACGGCGAGCGCTCGCAGGTCGGCATCGAGTCGACGATCATCGACTGCACCGGCCCCGCGCCGGTCGTGCTGCGCCCCGGCTCGATCACCGATGAGCAGATCACCGCGGCGACCGGCCTGGCGCTCGGCGAGCAGCGATCGACGATCCGGGTCAGCGGCTCGCTGCCCTCGCACTACGCGCCGCACGCGACAGTCCTCCTCGACGAGCGTCCGCGCCCGGGCGACGGCTTCATCGCCCTGCACGAGCACGGCACGCCCGAGGGCGTGGTGCGGCTGGCCGCGCCCCGCACGGTCGACGCGTACGCCCACGAACTCTACGCCGCGCTGCGCGCGGCCGACGATGCGGGGCTGCGGCGGGTCGTCGCCTGGCAGCCGAGCGGCGGCGGGGTGGCGGTCGCGGTGCGCGACCGGCTGGGTCGCGCGGCGCACCGCGAGACGCCCGGGGCCGAGGGGGCTCAGAGCGACGAGTGA
- a CDS encoding DNA-methyltransferase: MSPPTPPQPLNALWTPTAPDLLVAGDNLAVLRALPEASMQLVYLDPPFNTGRTQKRRTTRSVRDPEGTYLGFSGESYTRTVEALSSYDDAFADYWAFLAPRLIEAHRVLRDDGTLYLHLDWREAHYAKVALDALFGRECFLNELIWAYDYGAKAKSRWPTKHDTILVYVKNPAAYWFNSEAVDREPYMAPGLVTPEKAARGKLPTDVWWHTIVPTAGPEKTGYPTQKPLGVLRRIIQASSREGDWVLDPFAGSGTTAAAARALGRRSISIDQHPDALRIASARLGLPITPFAG, from the coding sequence ATGAGCCCGCCGACGCCGCCACAGCCGCTGAACGCCCTGTGGACGCCGACCGCGCCTGACCTGCTCGTCGCGGGGGACAACCTCGCCGTGCTGCGCGCCCTGCCCGAGGCGAGCATGCAGCTGGTCTATCTCGACCCGCCGTTCAACACGGGCCGCACGCAGAAGCGCCGCACGACCCGCAGCGTGCGCGACCCCGAGGGCACCTACCTCGGCTTCTCGGGCGAGAGCTACACCCGCACGGTCGAGGCGCTGTCGAGCTACGACGACGCCTTCGCCGACTACTGGGCCTTCCTCGCCCCGCGCCTGATCGAGGCGCACCGGGTGCTGCGCGACGACGGCACGCTCTACCTGCACCTCGACTGGCGCGAGGCGCACTACGCGAAGGTCGCGCTCGACGCGCTGTTCGGGCGCGAGTGCTTCCTCAATGAGCTCATCTGGGCCTACGACTACGGCGCCAAGGCGAAGAGCCGCTGGCCCACGAAGCACGACACGATCCTGGTCTACGTGAAGAACCCGGCCGCCTACTGGTTCAACAGCGAGGCCGTCGACCGCGAGCCGTACATGGCGCCCGGCCTCGTCACGCCCGAGAAGGCGGCCCGCGGCAAGCTACCGACCGACGTGTGGTGGCACACCATCGTGCCCACCGCCGGGCCGGAGAAGACCGGCTACCCCACGCAGAAGCCGCTCGGCGTGCTGCGCCGCATCATCCAGGCCTCGAGCCGCGAGGGCGACTGGGTGCTCGACCCCTTCGCCGGCAGCGGCACGACGGCCGCGGCCGCCCGCGCGCTCGGGCGGCGCAGCATCAGCATCGACCAGCACCCGGATGCCCTCCGCATCGCCAGCGCCCGCCTCGGCCTGCCCATCACCCCGTTCGCGGGATAA
- a CDS encoding acyltransferase family protein — protein sequence MGSTARDRAVDLTRAACLVVVVGLHVMMAGITVESGGLAITNSLDGHPIFAWSTWLVQVMPLFFVMGGFSSLLAWRRQRGRGVTGSEYVRDRVARLARPALLPLGLVGITLAILGLVGLPDDVLGDVGFRIGQPLWFLAVYLGCSGLVPLMARLHERAPWATLLTLLGAVMIVDTIALLTVQPLIGALNLAFVWLLIQQLGFCLADGWFDWRRRWMLALAGLAAFGGLLFLTTVVGYSTDMYDNLNPPTAALLVLGVGQTLLFAWLRPWLARLAERPTLAGLSDAINRNAMQIYLWHVPVIVLVAVVLVVAGAPFPEPLSAGWWQSRPPFLIAVALMLIPIVIGVAWLDRRDEARAARAAEAASAAASARGEAPAEPAGLGPWMAALKVILGIAGVVTLLIAGFTPAYGAAIGVTLLLLAVLLRSPRRRERPHPAPLLTSGHEPADAATAAERPVDADRA from the coding sequence ATGGGCAGCACCGCACGCGACAGAGCCGTCGACCTGACGAGGGCGGCGTGCCTGGTCGTGGTCGTCGGCCTGCACGTGATGATGGCCGGCATCACCGTCGAGAGCGGCGGGCTCGCCATCACGAACTCGCTCGACGGGCATCCGATCTTCGCCTGGAGCACCTGGCTCGTGCAGGTCATGCCGCTGTTCTTCGTGATGGGCGGCTTCTCGAGCCTGCTCGCCTGGCGGCGCCAGCGCGGGCGCGGCGTGACTGGCTCCGAGTACGTGCGCGACCGCGTCGCTCGGCTCGCCCGGCCCGCCCTGCTGCCGCTCGGCCTGGTCGGCATCACCCTGGCGATCCTGGGCCTGGTCGGGCTGCCCGATGACGTTCTCGGCGACGTGGGCTTCCGCATCGGGCAGCCGCTGTGGTTCCTCGCGGTCTATCTCGGATGCTCCGGCCTCGTGCCCCTCATGGCCCGCCTGCACGAGCGCGCGCCGTGGGCGACCCTGCTGACGCTGCTCGGTGCGGTCATGATCGTCGACACCATCGCACTGCTCACCGTGCAGCCGCTGATCGGGGCCCTCAACCTCGCGTTCGTGTGGCTGCTCATCCAGCAGCTCGGGTTCTGCCTCGCCGACGGCTGGTTCGACTGGCGCCGGCGGTGGATGCTCGCTCTCGCCGGCCTCGCCGCCTTCGGCGGCCTCCTGTTCCTCACCACCGTGGTCGGCTACTCGACCGACATGTACGACAACCTCAACCCGCCGACCGCGGCGCTGCTCGTGCTCGGTGTCGGCCAGACGCTGCTCTTCGCGTGGCTGCGCCCGTGGCTCGCGCGCCTCGCCGAGCGGCCGACGCTCGCGGGGCTCAGCGACGCGATCAACCGCAACGCGATGCAGATCTACCTGTGGCACGTTCCCGTGATCGTGCTCGTCGCCGTGGTGCTCGTGGTGGCCGGGGCCCCCTTCCCCGAGCCGCTCAGCGCCGGCTGGTGGCAGAGCCGCCCGCCGTTCCTGATCGCCGTGGCCCTGATGCTGATTCCCATCGTCATCGGGGTGGCATGGCTCGACCGGCGCGACGAGGCACGCGCCGCCCGAGCTGCGGAGGCGGCGAGCGCCGCGGCATCCGCGCGGGGCGAGGCGCCCGCCGAACCCGCCGGGCTGGGGCCGTGGATGGCCGCCCTCAAGGTGATCCTGGGCATCGCCGGAGTAGTCACGCTGCTGATCGCCGGGTTCACGCCGGCCTACGGCGCCGCGATCGGGGTCACCCTGCTGCTGCTGGCCGTGCTGCTGCGCTCGCCGCGTCGACGTGAGCGCCCGCATCCGGCCCCGCTGTTAACCTCGGGCCATGAGCCCGCCGACGCCGCCACAGCCGCTGAACGCCCTGTGGACGCCGACCGCGCCTGA
- a CDS encoding TrmH family RNA methyltransferase encodes MTNGDDPGGAARPEPSVELTTHGLGPWPGDPESWPDDPRLDPELLAHGDTRNVIDRYRYWSMEAIVADLDARRHPFHVAIENWQHDLNIGSIVRSANAFLAAEVHIVGRRRWNKRGAMVTDRYQHVRHHSDIGELVAFARHARLPIVAVDNVPGSVPVDAEPLPHACILLFGQEGPGLSEEALTAADRVVEIRQFGSTRSINASAAAAIVMHEWVRVHASP; translated from the coding sequence ATGACGAACGGCGACGATCCCGGGGGTGCCGCGCGCCCCGAGCCGAGCGTCGAGCTCACGACGCACGGGCTCGGTCCCTGGCCGGGCGACCCCGAATCCTGGCCCGACGACCCGCGCCTCGACCCCGAGCTGCTCGCCCACGGCGACACCCGCAACGTCATCGATCGCTACCGCTACTGGAGCATGGAGGCGATCGTCGCCGACCTCGATGCGCGGCGGCACCCCTTCCACGTCGCGATCGAGAACTGGCAGCACGACCTCAACATCGGCTCGATCGTGCGCAGCGCCAACGCCTTCCTCGCCGCCGAGGTGCACATCGTCGGCCGCCGCCGCTGGAACAAGCGCGGCGCCATGGTCACCGACCGCTACCAGCACGTGCGGCACCACTCCGACATCGGCGAGCTCGTCGCGTTCGCGCGCCACGCGCGTCTGCCGATCGTCGCGGTCGACAACGTGCCGGGGTCGGTGCCGGTGGATGCGGAGCCGCTGCCGCACGCGTGCATCCTGCTCTTCGGCCAGGAGGGCCCCGGTCTCTCGGAGGAGGCGCTCACCGCCGCCGACCGGGTCGTCGAGATCCGGCAGTTCGGGTCGACGCGGTCGATCAACGCGAGCGCCGCGGCCGCGATCGTGATGCACGAGTGGGTGCGGGTGCACGCGAGCCCTTGA
- a CDS encoding DUF4440 domain-containing protein: protein MTVITDDLPAQLIHQEHEGWEAMTRGEGGTHSYTAMLPDAIMVFPGTLLERGAVIAALDGVVWSDCRMSDQRVVRLGDRAALLAYRLRGTRDGAPVDLWATTTYVYSEGRWRVGAHQQSPAGD from the coding sequence ATGACGGTGATCACCGATGATCTGCCCGCCCAGTTGATCCACCAGGAGCACGAGGGGTGGGAGGCGATGACCCGCGGAGAGGGCGGCACGCACTCGTACACGGCGATGCTGCCCGACGCGATCATGGTCTTCCCGGGCACGCTGCTCGAGCGCGGCGCGGTCATCGCGGCGCTCGACGGCGTGGTGTGGAGCGACTGCCGCATGAGCGACCAGCGCGTGGTGCGCCTCGGCGATCGCGCGGCACTGCTCGCCTACCGGTTGCGGGGCACGCGCGATGGCGCGCCCGTCGACCTGTGGGCGACGACGACCTACGTCTACAGCGAGGGGCGCTGGCGGGTCGGCGCGCACCAGCAGTCGCCCGCCGGGGACTAG
- a CDS encoding DUF3253 domain-containing protein, with the protein MVRQRDTRAEGSADPRAEKVCGSCGRRIEWRAKWARDWEAVRWCSDACRARGVRPVDRALEESIRSLLADRAAGATICPSEAARAVAGDADEDAWRALMEPARRAARRLVAAGEVEITQGGKVVDPSTAKGPIRIRRAR; encoded by the coding sequence ATGGTTCGGCAGCGAGACACGCGGGCAGAAGGATCCGCTGACCCGCGCGCCGAGAAGGTCTGCGGCTCGTGCGGCCGCCGCATCGAGTGGCGCGCGAAGTGGGCGCGCGACTGGGAGGCGGTGCGCTGGTGCAGCGACGCCTGCCGCGCCCGCGGTGTGCGGCCCGTGGATCGGGCGCTCGAGGAGAGCATCCGGAGCCTGCTCGCCGATCGCGCGGCCGGCGCGACGATCTGCCCGAGCGAGGCCGCGCGGGCGGTCGCGGGCGACGCCGATGAGGATGCGTGGCGCGCGCTGATGGAGCCCGCTCGCCGCGCGGCCCGACGGCTCGTCGCCGCCGGCGAGGTCGAGATCACGCAGGGCGGAAAGGTCGTCGACCCGTCGACGGCGAAGGGCCCGATCCGGATCCGCCGCGCGCGCTGA